The Podospora pseudocomata strain CBS 415.72m chromosome 1 map unlocalized CBS415.72m_1, whole genome shotgun sequence genome has a segment encoding these proteins:
- a CDS encoding uncharacterized protein (EggNog:ENOG503P9SG) → MADNMPSGPEFRTGRADSTSSTSSTSTTNTVNSSSGMPKAPPRRRSSHLFEGLEAQKRSQDPAAVARRQSMNEQRPKSGFIGSMWNNWVHGQ, encoded by the exons ATGGCCGATAACATGCCCTCCGGCCCCGAGTTCCGCACCGGCCGCGCCGATTCCACCTCTTCTacttcctccaccagcactACCAACACCGTCAACTCCAGCTCTGGGATGCCCAAGGCACCACCTCGCCGG AGATCAAGCCACCTCTTCGAAGGCCTCGAAGCCCAAAAACGCTCCCAAGACCCGGCCGCAGTAGCGAGACGCCAGAGCATGAACGAGCAACGCCCCAAGTCGGGCTTCATCGGCAGCATGTGGAACAA CTGGGTCCACGGCCAGTAG
- the PBP2 gene encoding PAB1 binding protein (EggNog:ENOG503NYWM; COG:A), protein MSASPQPTQSTKRPLEDTSSPSRNDQPEAKRPALDKVIKEQQEDNKADPISPLNDETASSVPAPEANGTAKTNGEKPEATDHQGDTVVPDAPETKPTTSTTVDTASSEAQANPPAESRDETAWIHIRAVISSPEAATIIGKGGENVSKIRQSSGAKCTVSDYQKGAVERILTVSGVVDAAAKAFGLIIRTLNNEPLSEPSNQHSKTYPLRLLIPHVLIGSIIGKGGSRIKEIQEASGARLNASDSCLPASSERSLVVTGVADAVHIATYYVGSTLLEQLNERFGGAAASAYATRSGGPAAVTGGMTVVPYVPQPAGGNFGQRDHYNNRRPDPRAHHMPPQAYGGAPQYGAYPQAAHPGPAVPMHFAGAQAAGGYGPAAPHMPPHAGHAGHVGPQPHTGPHGPQAAGSGGAAGGPMTQQIYIPNDMVGAIIGKGGQKINEIRQISGSVIKINEPQDNSNERLVTITGTDECNKMALYMLYTRLENEKHRM, encoded by the exons ATGTCCGCCTCTCCCCAGCCAACACAGTCCACCAAGCGTCCTCTCGAGGACACGTCGTCCCCCTCCCGCAACGACCAACCCGAGGCCAAACGTCCGGCTTTGGACAAGGTCAtcaaggagcagcaggaggacaACAAGGCCGACCCCATCTCTCCTTTGAACGACGAgaccgcctcctccgtcccaGCCCCTGAGGCCAACGGCACGGCGAAGACGAACGGTGAAAAGCCCGAGGCGACGGACCATCAGGGTGACACAGTCGTCCCCGATGCTCCGGAAACaaagcccaccaccagcaccacggTGGATACGGCCTCGTCTGAGGCGCAGGCGAACCCCCCTGCAGAGTCTCGTGATGAGACTGCCTGGATACACATCCGCGCCGTTATTTCAAGTCCCGAAGCCGCGACTATAATCGGGAAAGGCGGCGAGAATGTGTCCAAGATCAGACAATCGTCAGGAGCCAAGTGCACTGTCAGTGACTATCAGAAGGGCGCCGTTGAGCGTATTCTGACTGTCagcggtgttgttgatgctgctgcaAAG GCCTTTGGCTTGATTATCCGCACCCTCAACAACGAACCGTTGTCTGAGCCCTCCAACCAGCACTCCAAGACCTATCCCCTGCGTCTTCTGATCCCCCATGTTCTGATCGGCTCCATCATTGGGAAGGGCGGGTCTCGCATCAAGGAGATCCAAGAAGCTTCTGGTGCCCGCCTGAACGCTTCTGACTCCTGCCTCCCCGCGTCTTCGGAGCGTTCTCTGGTCGTCACGGGCGTTGCTGACGCTGTACACATCGCCACATACTATGTCGGTAGCACCCTTTTGGAGCAGCTCAACGAGCGCTTTGGCGGGgctgctgcctctgcctACGCTACCCGCAGCGGCGGTCCTGCTGCCGTCACAGGTGGCATGACTGTCGTCCCATACGTCCCTCAACCCGCCGGCGGAAACTTCGGTCAGCGCGACCACTACAACAACCGCCGTCCGGACCCTAGAGCCCACCACATGCCGCCCCAGGCCTACGGTGGCGCGCCTCAATATGGCGCTTATCCTCAGGCGGCACATCCTGGCCCCGCGGTCCCAATGCACTTTGCTGGTGCTCAGGCTGCTGGGGGTTACGGACCTGCCGCCCCCCACATGCCACCCCATGCCGGACACGCCGGACATGTTGGGCCCCAGCCCCACACCGGTCCTCACGGTCCGCAGGCAGCTGGCTCTGGTGGCGCGGCCGGTGGACCTATGACTCAACAAATCTATATCCCCAATGACATGGTTGGCGCCATCATCGGCAAGGGTGGCCAGAAGATCAACGAGATCCGTCAGATCAGCGGCAGCGTCATCAAGATTAACGAGCCACaagacaacagcaacgaGCGTCTTGTCACGATCACTGGTACCGATGAATGCAACAAGATGGCGCTATACATGCTCTACACTCGTCTTG AAAACGAAAAGCACCGGATGTAA
- a CDS encoding uncharacterized protein (COG:S; EggNog:ENOG503P2FR) yields the protein MEFEYDNPARAHEADMERTIQELNKRKRELEEAIQELRSSSTVPDTEPSPEDTLEIFTKAYEEVAESKPFLPAPGSVLPALLAIRNARNTINESNEYLESQAKSQDELARKLEAEKTALREQQALKTALEKRIQSLRDGLENKQEKTPEQMAKERIAKLKRQNKEWENRTAKLTKDLDWFIEEHLGPMLAAEELGGPVVGQLTDIDPEDLSAGFSAQGKLKKAKDQPDIDKRQRRIDEIWGTQDQQGESNKRKREEDEASAAVADIRRLIEQLMNKLVESQGDNSASYLKISKETAAVRFLVRSKVASFHPKDAQKLRLVDFGRDIDD from the exons ATGGAGTTTGAATATGACAACCCCGCCAGGGCCCACGAGGCCGACATGGAGCGGACTATACAGGAGCTcaacaagagaaagagagagctTGAGGAGGCAATCCAGGAG TTACGGTCATCTTCAACTGTGCCGGACACTGAGCCCTCACCAGAAGACACACTGGAGATCTTTACCAAGGCATATGAAGAAGTTGCCGAGTCCAAACCGTTCCTTCCTGCGCCAGGCTCGGTTCTGCCAGCCCTGCTAGCCATCAGGAACGCACGCAACACAATAAATGAGTCCAATGAGTATCTGGAATCACAGGCGAAGTCACAGGATGAGTTGGCTCGAAAATTGGAGGCCGAAAAGACGGCCCTGCGAGAGCAACAGGCGCTGAAAACAGCTCTGGAGAAGCGTATTCAATCTCTGCGGGACGGGCTTGAGAACAAGCAAGAAAAGACGCCGGAGCAGATGGCCAAGGAGCGCATTGCCAAGCTCAAGCGACAAAACAAGGAGTGGGAAAACAGAACAGCCAAATTAACCAAGGACCTTGATTGGTTCATTGAAGAGCACTTGGGGCCTATGTTGGCAGCCGAAGAGCTCGGCGGGCCGGTTGTTGGGCAGCTGACGGACATCGACCCTGAAGATCTGAGTGCTGGCTTCAGTGCTCAGGGGAAGCTGAAAAAGGCTAAAGACCAGCCAGACATTGACAAGCGACAGAGACGAATAGACGAGATCTGGGGAACTCAGGACCAGCAAGGCGAGAGCAACAAGAGAAAacgagaggaggacgaagcaTCTGCTGCAGTTGCTGACATTAGGCGTCTCATTGAGCAACTGATGAACAAGCTGGTGGAGTCACAAGGTGACAACTCGGCAAGCTACTTGAAGATATCCAAGGAGACAGCCGCGGTCCGGTTTCTCGTCCGATCCAAGGTCGCCTCTTTTCATCCCAAGGATGCACAAAAGTTGCGACTTGTAGATTTCGGGAGGGATATCGATGATTAG
- the DUT1 gene encoding Deoxyuridine 5'-triphosphate nucleotidohydrolase (COG:F; EggNog:ENOG503P1SM): MRKAAFAICQRLPNQLRPTTPSHHRHHPLLSSTTSIMTATVRNDPIVPTSPPAAKRLKTDTNVPDEATSSSSTTTTTTKDTTTTAEGNTTTNSATTTTTTVTTMAAEPAAVPSLQVKKLSSTARLPTRGSAFAAGYDLYASKDTTIPARGKALVDTDISIAVPANTYGRIAPRSGLAAKHFIDTGAGVIDADYRGPVKVLLFNHADSDFEVKEGDRIAQLIVERIFTPEVVEVQELEESVRGAGGFGSTGGFGAAAAPVVN; this comes from the exons ATGCGAAAAGCTGCATTTGCCATTTGCCAACGACTACCCAACCAATTACGACCAACCacaccttctcaccaccgtcatcatcccctgctctcatccaccaccagcatcatgACTGCCACCGTCCGCAACGATCCCATAGTCCCCACTtccccaccagcagcaaagcGTCTCAAAACCGACACCAACGTTCCTGACGAGGcgacctcttcctcttccaccaccacaaccacaacaaaagacaccaccactaccgcaGAAGGAAACACCACGACCAATTCcgccaccacaaccacaacaacagtcACCACAATGGCCGCCGAACCTGCTgccgtcccctccctccaagTGAAGAAGttgtcctccaccgcccgGCTGCCCACACGGGGATCTGCTTTCGCGGCGGGATATGATCTTTATGCGTCAAAGGACACGACTATTCCTGCGAGGGGAAAGGCGCTGGTTGATACGGATATTAGCATTGCTGTTCCGGCTAATACAT ACGGGCGCATCGCCCCCCGCTCCGGCCTGGCCGCGAAGCACTTTATCGACACCGGCGCCGGTGTCATCGACGCTGACTACCGCGGTCCGGTCAAGGTTCTCTTGTTCAACCATGCCGATTCCGACtttgaggtcaaggagggggATCGGATCGCGCAGCTGATTGTGGAACGGATTTTTACCcccgaggtggtggaggttcaagagttggaggagagcgtgaggggggcgggggggtttgggagtacggggggttttggggcggctgctgctcctgtcGTTAACTAG
- the BUD16 gene encoding putative pyridoxal kinase (COG:H; EggNog:ENOG503NX2N), which yields MQSLGCDVAALNTVDFSNHTGYGQWTGTRSTPEHILDLWSGLKQSFLDDFDMMLSGYVPGAEALGAVGRIAEELKSRAEGRFFWVLDPVMGDNGNLYVGGDVVPVYRGLAGKADLCLPNQFEAELLSEVKITDMLSLGKAIEVLHSRYGVPHIVITSLSLPDDTDPDTLGNKKTLSVVGSSMTSTKQPRAFKISFPAIDCYFSGTGDMFAALMVVRMREAVCDASTSTEPGLDTRRSWLSEDGVGALELPLARAAERVLASMHEVLAKTAEGLEGRLEEMVRGVKTGGVNGNGNGNGNGKGEGEGGVGKKQMQVLKSKAAELKLVRHLDSLRGPKVVFRARRL from the exons ATGCAATCCCTCGGCTGCGACGTCGCGGCCCTGAACACGGTCGACTTTTCCAACCACACCGGCTACGGGCAGTGGACGGGCACCCGCTCGACACCTGAGCATATCCTCGATCTGTGGTCGGGGCTTAAGCAGTCGTTTTTGGATGACTTTGATATGATGCTCTCGGGGTATGTACCTGGGGCGGAGGCGCTGGGGGCTGTGGGGAGGATTGCGGAGGAACTCAAGTCCAGAGCGGAGGGGAGGTTCTTTTGGGTGCTGGACCCGGTGATGGGGGATAATGGGAATCTGTATGTCGGAGGTGATGTTGTCCCTGTGTACCGGGGCTTGGCGGGAAAGGCGGATTTGTGTTTGCCTAATCAGTTTGAGGCTGA GCTGCTATCAGAGGTGAAAATCACGGATATGCTCAGCTTGGGCAAGGCGATTGAGGTCCTCCACTCCCGCTACGGCGTCCCACACATCGTCATAACCTCGCTCTCACTTCCCGACGACACAGACCCCGACACCCTAGGCAACAAAAAAACCCTCAGCGTTGTCGGGTCGTCAATGACGAGTACAAAACAGCCCAGAGCGTTCAAGATCTCCTTTCCAGCGATTGATTGCTACTTCTCCGGGACGGGGGACATGTTTGCCGCGTTGATGGTtgtgaggatgagggaggcggttTGTGACGCTTCTACATCGACGGAGCCGGGGTTAGATACTAGAAGAAGCTGGTTgagtgaggatggggttggtgcgTTGGAGTTgcctttggcgagggcggcggagagggtgttggcgaGTATGCATGAGGTGTTGGCCAAGacggcggaggggttggagggacggttggaggagatggttaGGGGGGTGAAAACAGGGGGGgtgaatgggaatgggaatgggaatggaaatgggaagggggagggggaggggggggtagGGAAGAAGCAGATGCAGGTGCTGAAGAGCAAGGCGGCCGAGCTGAAGCTGGTGAGGCATTTGGATAGTTTGAGGGGGCCGAAGGTGGTTTTTAGGGCGAGGAGGCTGTAA
- the POL30 gene encoding proliferating cell nuclear antigen (EggNog:ENOG503NXFV; COG:L), with product MLEARLETANLFKSAVDAIKDLVQDCNFDCNDSGIALQAMDNSHVALVSMMLKAEAFSPFRCDRNIALGVNLTSLTKVLRAAGRDDTLTLKAEDAPDVLNLVFEATAQDRISEYDLKLMDIDQEHLGIPDTEYAATISMPSAEFKRITTDLMAMSESVTIEATKDGVKFSSTGDIGNGSITLRQHTPVDKPNETVEIELSEPVALTFSLKYLTNFCKAQPLSNQVKLCLSAEVPLMVEYGLEGGSYLRFYLAPKIGDEE from the exons ATGCTTGAAGCTCGGTTGGAAACGGCGAATCTCTTCAAGAGT GCCGTCGATGCCATCAAGGACCTCGTCCAGGATTGCAATTTTGACTGCAATGACAGCGGCATTGCCCTCCAGGCCATGGACAACAGCCACGTCGCCCTCGTTTCCATGATGCTCAAGGCCGAAGCCTTCTCTCCCTTCCGCTGCGACCGCAACATTGCCCTCGgcgtcaacctcacctcccttACCAAGGTGCTGCGTGCGGCCGGCCGTGACGACACGTTGACCCTCAAGGCCGAGGACGCCCCCGACGTGCTGAACTTGGTTTTCGAGGCGACCGCCCAGGACAGAATCTCCGAGTACGACCTCAAGCTCATGGACATTGACCAGGAGCACTTGGGCATCCCCGACACCGAGTATGCCGCCACCATCAGCATGCCATCAGCCGAGTTCAAGCGCATCACGACTGATCTCATGGCCATGTCGGAGTCTGTTACTATCGAGGCGACCAAGGACGGTGTCAAGTTTTCTTCGACTGGTGATATCGGCAACGGGTCTATTACTCTGAGACAACACACGCCTGTTGACAAGCCCAACGAGACGGTCGAGATTGAGTTGAGCGAGCCGGTTGCTCTGACCTTTTCTCTGAAATATCTCACCAACTTTTGCAAGGCGCAGCCGTTGTCGAACCAGGTCAAGCTTTGCTTGTCGGCTGAGGTGCCCTTGATGGTGGAGTATGGTCTGGAGGGTGGCAGCTATCTCCGCTTCTACCTTGCGCCAAAG ATCGGCGACGAGGAGTAA
- a CDS encoding uncharacterized protein (COG:U; EggNog:ENOG503NVQM), protein MASWAILIPLFITDQGDKQLDWSTPEVSEHDVSPPSSPSFAPVGRPTIKKRFRSKIPDPLRLDVPRNRTSRLGSLHLSYSKAVASRIDRADNLKFIEQFRYTIVASQLLAGHSITGNYNYFNRNRDASDVPQTVVVPTSTGILITATGALVVACVIRWVYMGGYVQLTKGKIAFTTVVLVGFGLVAHFYIRQQWIRYLRNQALAEVSAFVAKSQDFDGVSSAALSLIQEVELVSRGYRLLRKTLKARLAEMIKTYIKVSSVIKGFSEQLDIEKFHDVYDISDFDISDAMQGFSDREFDDPESVKTLKIAAARFHTIRKIFLCSLLALEATGDNTDFLRWSTAVESLRALTEATDEGLSKVRQILDEEETFPTVQESKFPLSPNRERRRSQFQKLNSLSTGIRGLQAKLALLREESERTLNEAEDVSELGLNLMAQYESIGQDLKLLQQAWEEGKAALASGIDRNEKRLSSISTMLSPATSLSGLTTVEEGGALEAFKALTGESPSSSSFGSAKGDDEAEVFEAVSLPPTRPRSMLTREERIARMKEERERRESIRQDADASRGMLKELEMVINLRPKRSTMPAPARVSL, encoded by the exons aTGGCATCCTGGGCAATACTGATACCCCTATTCATCACAGACCAAGGCGACAAACAGCTGGACTGGAGCACGCCCGAGGTCTCAGAGCACGATGTGTCGCCGCCATCGAGCCCGTCCTTTGCTCCGGTAGGACGTCCGACCATCAAGAAGCGCTTCCGGAGTAAGATTCCGGATCCGCTGCGGCTGGATGTCCCGCGGAACAGGACGAGCAGGCTGGGGTCGCTACATCTTTCCTACTCG AAGGCTGTAGCATCGAGAATAGATCGGGCCGACAACCTCAAGTTTATCGAGCAGTTCAGATACACCATCGTCGCCTCACAGCTATTAGCTGGGCACTCGATTACGGGGAACTACAACTACTTCAACCGAAATAGGGATGCGTCGGATGTTCCGCAGACCGTGGTGGTTCCAACGTCAACGGGAATATTAATAACGGCTACGGGCGCCCTGGTGGTAGCGTGTGTGATTCGATGGGTGTACATGGGAGGATATGTCCAGTTGACAAAGGGGAAGATTGCATTCACGACGGTGGTGCTTGTTGGGTTCGGTCTGGTGGCGCACTTCTACATCCGCCAGCAGTGGATACGATATCTTAGGAATCAGGCACTGGCCGAGGTGTCTGCGTTCGTGGCCAAGTCGCAAGACTTTGATGGTGTCTCGAGCGCGGCGCTGTCCCTTATCCAGGAGGTGGAGCTCGTCTCAAGGGGCTACAGGCT ACTACGGAAGACGCTAAAGGCCCGTTTGGCTGAGATGATCAAGACGTACATCAAAGTGTCATCAGTGATCAAGGGATTTTCAGAACAGTTGGATATCGAAAAGTTCCACGATGTCTATGATATCAGTGATTTTGATATCTCTGATGCTATGCAGGGTTTCTCGGATCGCGAGTTTGACGATCCAGAGTCTGTCAAGACACTGAAAATTGCAGCTGCCAGGTTTCATACCATCCGGAAGATTTTCCTGTGCTCGTTGCTCGCTTTGGAGGCTACCGGAGACAACACGGACTTTTTGCGGTGGTCAACGGCTGTCGAGAGCCTTCGTGCCCTGACCGAGGCGACGGACGAGGGTTTGTCCAAGGTCCGGCAAAtcctcgacgaggaagaga CTTTCCCCACGGTTCAAGAGTCCAAATTCCCATTATCACCAAACCGAGAGAGGCGACGATCTCAGTTTCAAAAACTCAACTCTTTGTCCACGGGCATCCGTGGACTTCAAGCCAAGCTCGCGTTGTTACGAGAGGAGTCTGAGAGAACACTCAACGAGGCCGAAGACGTGTCTGAGCTGGGTCTAAATCTCATGGCCCAGTATGAGTCCATTGGTCAGGACCTCAAGCTCCTGCAACAagcttgggaggagggcaaagcAGCGCTGGCATCGGGTATCGACCGGAACGAGAAGCGACTCTCTTCCATCAGCACCATGCTATCACCGGCAACATCTCTGAGCGGCCTCACCACTGTCGAGGAAGGTGGGGCCTTGGAAGCGTTCAAGGCTCTTACCGGCGAATCACCGAGCAGTTCGAGCTTTGGGAGCGCTAAGGGTGACGACGAAGCCGAAGTGTTCGAGGCTGTTTCTCTCCCACCAACACGGCCTCGAAGCATGCTCACCAGAGAAGAGCGCATCGCCAGGATGAAGGAGGAACGGGAGAGACGAGAGTCCATCAGGCAAGACGCCGATGCCAGTCGAGGCATGCTCAAGGAGCTTGAAATGGTCATCAACCTCCGGCCCAAACGATCCACCATGCCCGCCCCAGCGCGCGTATCATTATGA
- a CDS encoding uncharacterized protein (EggNog:ENOG503P4XG; COG:S) produces the protein MFISNWRTQTTRLSGWVLPRGAALSLSDRDNHHFQHHPYQKQPPVKLPPIVIRPAQSSIPHLTEVSIPSTPYQPLGSVLRPRPVTAPNRGRNTKPSPQTHKPTTMPSQQELDFQISPLVQESLVHNTRTLHNLQSLTASLFGVGAGILGLESYSGFIFYLVFSLITTLLFYALRIAPTAISSPSSSSSTTSKGGVLSRYFRSPLDFWTAGLTNGLAGFILTWTLFYGLVRA, from the exons ATGTTCATTTCCAACTGGCGGACCCAAACAACCCGTTTGAGCGGGTGGGTCCTCCCAAGAGGCGCTGCATTGAGCCTCAGCGATCGCGATAATCATCACTTCCAGCATCACCCATAtcaaaaacaaccaccagtCAAACTTCCGCCGATTGTCATTCGCCCCGCGCAGAGTAGCATACCCCATCTCACGGAAGTTTCCATTCCCTCTACTCCGTACCAACCACTTGGCTCTGTCCTGCGCCCCAGACCTGTCACCGCACCCAACCGCGGCCGcaacaccaaaccctccccccaaacccataaACCAACCACGATGCCCTCCCAGCAAGAACTCGACTTTCAAATCTCCCCACTAGTTCAAGAATCACTAGTCCACAACACCCGA accctccacaacctccaatCCCTCACAGCCTCCCTCTTCGGCGTCGGCGCCGGCATTTTAGGTCTAGAGTCCTACTCCGGCTTCATCTTCTAcctcgtcttctccctcatcacaaccctcctcttctacGCTCTGAGAATAGCTCCCACGGCgatatcctccccctcttcttcttcctccaccacctcaaaagGAGGCGTCCTGTCCCGGTATTTCAGGAGTCCGCTCGATTTCTGGACAGCGGGGCTCACGAACGGGCTGGCGGGGTTTATTCTGACTTGGACGCTGTTTTatgggttggtgagggcatga